The following are encoded together in the Variovorax sp. PBS-H4 genome:
- a CDS encoding type IV pilin protein — protein MKKRSQKGFTLIELMIVVAIVAILASIAYPSYAWAVLKGRRAQARTAILELLQQQERYMTQNNTYMAFTTTSAGVTTPAGVPFKTFAGDNSNGAPYYLTAAACTGSTIDECVQINAKPTFTDGEVDELWATSGGSRNCTGTAGTTPPAAPPKVCWP, from the coding sequence ATGAAAAAGCGCTCTCAAAAAGGCTTCACGCTCATCGAACTGATGATCGTGGTTGCTATCGTCGCGATCCTGGCGAGCATCGCGTATCCGTCCTATGCGTGGGCAGTGCTGAAGGGCCGGCGTGCGCAGGCGCGAACGGCGATTCTGGAACTGCTCCAACAGCAGGAGCGATACATGACTCAGAACAACACCTACATGGCGTTCACCACCACCTCCGCGGGCGTGACCACTCCGGCCGGCGTTCCCTTCAAGACCTTCGCAGGCGACAACTCGAATGGCGCGCCCTACTACCTGACAGCCGCGGCATGCACCGGCAGCACGATCGATGAATGCGTGCAAATCAACGCAAAGCCTACCTTCACCGATGGGGAGGTCGATGAACTATGGGCCACCAGCGGCGGCAGCAGGAACTGCACAGGAACAGCCGGCACTACACCGCCTGCCGCTCCACCCAAGGTGTGCTGGCCATGA
- a CDS encoding GspH/FimT family pseudopilin codes for MSPQRSYMSTRGFTLIELMVTLAVAAILMTIAAPSFLAFQRNSELTSAANGLVATIAAARGEAMKSGMYAMIVPADGAAWSSGWVAFIDKDANRAFTASADQVISRQAALASYFTVSSTGTANESPPYIMFDGSGYPKTTSNGFGQLTFSIARSDVLDSARPDQTRNVMISVAGRIRSCKPASDSDPKCRASDNDD; via the coding sequence ATGAGTCCGCAGCGTTCCTACATGTCGACCCGCGGCTTCACCCTGATCGAATTGATGGTGACGCTGGCGGTTGCGGCGATCTTGATGACGATCGCGGCGCCGAGCTTTCTCGCGTTCCAGCGAAACTCCGAGCTCACCTCGGCCGCCAATGGTTTGGTTGCGACCATCGCAGCGGCTCGCGGCGAGGCCATGAAGTCCGGGATGTACGCAATGATCGTCCCGGCGGATGGAGCGGCATGGAGCAGCGGCTGGGTGGCATTCATCGACAAGGATGCGAATCGCGCATTTACGGCCAGCGCTGATCAGGTGATCTCCAGACAGGCGGCGCTCGCCAGTTACTTCACGGTAAGCAGCACGGGCACGGCCAACGAATCCCCCCCTTACATCATGTTCGACGGCTCGGGCTACCCGAAGACGACTTCCAACGGATTCGGCCAGCTGACCTTCAGCATCGCACGTTCCGACGTCCTCGACTCGGCACGCCCGGACCAGACCCGCAACGTTATGATTTCAGTCGCTGGCCGCATTCGCTCCTGCAAGCCGGCCAGCGACTCAGACCCAAAGTGCCGTGCCTCTGACAACGACGATTGA
- the ribD gene encoding bifunctional diaminohydroxyphosphoribosylaminopyrimidine deaminase/5-amino-6-(5-phosphoribosylamino)uracil reductase RibD produces the protein MRLALELSASARTLSPPNPHVGCLILAANGQRLGQGHTQRPGGPHAEIMALRDAVAQGHSVVGATAYVTLEPCAHHGRTGPCCDALIAAGIRKVVASLTDPNPLVAGQGFERLRAAGVEVEVGPGAEEARELNIGFFSRMIRKTPWVRLKVAASLDGKTALPDGTSQWITSEAARTDGHAWRARAGALLTGVGTVLEDDPRLDVRLVEAPRQPPLVVVDSQLQTPPTARLFEPARPVWIYAAAPNAPAQAALEARGAIVRYVANPQGKVDLAAMLRDLALREVNELHVEAGHKLNGSLMREGLVDELLFYVAPKFIGEGLGIAHQPNPAGNLTRLDQALPLEFKSVEALGPDLRIVARIAGRDRF, from the coding sequence ATGCGGCTCGCACTGGAGTTGAGCGCATCAGCCCGCACGCTCTCCCCACCGAATCCCCACGTAGGCTGCCTCATCCTGGCGGCAAACGGGCAGCGGCTGGGCCAGGGCCACACCCAGCGTCCCGGCGGGCCGCACGCTGAAATCATGGCCCTGCGGGACGCCGTGGCCCAGGGCCACTCCGTCGTCGGCGCCACCGCCTACGTCACCCTCGAACCCTGCGCCCACCACGGCCGCACCGGCCCGTGCTGCGACGCCCTGATCGCCGCCGGCATCCGCAAGGTCGTCGCATCGCTCACCGACCCCAACCCGCTGGTCGCCGGCCAAGGCTTCGAGCGCCTGCGCGCGGCGGGTGTCGAAGTCGAGGTGGGCCCCGGCGCAGAGGAGGCGCGCGAACTCAACATCGGTTTCTTCAGCCGCATGATCCGCAAGACCCCGTGGGTCCGGCTCAAGGTCGCCGCCTCGCTGGACGGCAAGACCGCCCTGCCTGACGGCACCAGCCAATGGATCACCTCCGAAGCCGCCCGCACCGACGGCCATGCCTGGCGCGCGCGTGCCGGTGCCCTGCTCACCGGTGTCGGCACCGTGCTCGAGGACGATCCGCGGCTCGACGTGCGCCTGGTCGAGGCGCCACGCCAGCCGCCGCTGGTGGTGGTCGACAGCCAGTTGCAGACGCCGCCCACTGCACGCCTCTTCGAACCTGCCCGGCCAGTCTGGATTTACGCCGCAGCTCCCAACGCGCCGGCCCAGGCAGCGCTTGAAGCGCGGGGTGCCATCGTCCGCTACGTCGCCAACCCCCAAGGCAAGGTGGACCTCGCAGCCATGCTTCGCGACCTCGCGCTGCGCGAAGTCAACGAGTTGCACGTCGAGGCAGGCCACAAGCTCAACGGCTCGCTGATGCGCGAAGGCCTGGTGGACGAATTGCTGTTCTACGTCGCCCCGAAGTTCATTGGCGAAGGCCTCGGCATCGCGCACCAACCCAATCCCGCGGGCAACCTGACCCGGCTGGACCAGGCCCTCCCGTTGGAATTCAAGTCGGTCGAAGCCCTCGGACCCGACCTGCGCATCGTTGCCCGGATTGCGGGTCGCGACCGCTTTTAG
- a CDS encoding riboflavin synthase, translating to MFTGIITGVGRIAAVHDLGSSSSHGKRLGIATPAGYLDDVGLGDSIALNGACMTVTSLDPAQQLFTIDISAESLDKTAGLAATGARVNLEKALRASDRLGGHIVSGHVDGIGTVSHFAPVGESWELRVLAPKALARFLAYKGSITINGVSLTVNTVNDGPDGSEISINLIPHTVENTALGSLEAGSRVNLEIDTVARYVERMLQAGALPATPKDPSP from the coding sequence ATGTTCACCGGAATCATCACCGGCGTGGGGCGCATCGCCGCCGTCCACGACCTCGGCAGCTCTTCATCCCACGGCAAGCGGCTCGGTATCGCGACGCCCGCCGGCTATCTGGACGACGTGGGCCTGGGCGACAGCATTGCGCTCAACGGCGCCTGCATGACGGTCACCTCCCTGGACCCAGCGCAGCAGCTCTTCACCATCGACATCTCGGCGGAATCGCTGGACAAGACGGCCGGCCTCGCTGCCACCGGTGCCCGCGTCAACCTCGAGAAAGCGCTGCGCGCCAGCGACCGCCTCGGGGGCCACATCGTCTCCGGCCATGTCGACGGCATCGGTACCGTGAGCCACTTCGCCCCGGTGGGCGAAAGCTGGGAGCTCCGGGTGCTGGCACCGAAGGCGCTCGCCCGCTTTCTCGCGTACAAGGGCTCGATCACCATCAACGGCGTGAGCCTCACCGTCAACACCGTAAACGACGGCCCCGATGGCAGCGAGATCAGCATCAACCTTATCCCTCACACCGTCGAGAACACCGCGCTCGGCAGCCTCGAGGCCGGCAGCCGCGTGAACCTCGAGATCGACACCGTCGCACGCTACGTCGAGCGCATGCTCCAGGCCGGCGCCCTGCCCGCCACCCCCAAGGATCCCTCGCCATGA
- the ribBA gene encoding bifunctional 3,4-dihydroxy-2-butanone-4-phosphate synthase/GTP cyclohydrolase II: MNASVTPIPAPRGARAPAPISPVEEIVAELRAGRMVILVDEEDRENEGDIVIAADHITPDAINFMARHARGLICLTLSREMCERLQLPPMVARNGAKHSTAFTVSIEAAEGVTTGISAADRARTVQAAVAPNAVAADLVQPGHIFPLQAVDGGVLMRAGHTEAGCDLAAMAGCSPASVICEVMNDDGTMARLPDLQLFAAEHGLKIGTIAALIEHRSRTESLVEKIGCREIHTTWGWFTAHAFRDKPSKGVHLALVRGKWNSADTVDVRVHEPLSVLDALEVNRSLHSWSLDASLAHIASEGKGVAVLLNCGETGAELLSQFDGTARPAQAPERGRMDLRSYGIGAQILRECGVHRMNLLGTPRRMPSMAAGYGLEIAGYLSKDEQ; the protein is encoded by the coding sequence ATGAACGCCTCCGTCACCCCGATCCCCGCCCCCCGCGGCGCGCGGGCGCCCGCCCCCATCTCGCCAGTCGAGGAGATCGTGGCCGAGCTGCGCGCCGGCCGCATGGTGATCCTGGTCGACGAGGAAGACCGCGAGAACGAAGGCGACATCGTGATCGCCGCCGACCACATCACCCCCGACGCCATCAACTTCATGGCCCGGCATGCCCGCGGCCTGATCTGCCTCACCCTCTCGCGCGAGATGTGCGAGCGGCTGCAGCTGCCGCCGATGGTGGCGCGCAACGGCGCGAAGCATTCGACCGCCTTCACCGTCTCGATCGAGGCGGCCGAGGGCGTGACCACCGGCATCTCCGCGGCTGACCGCGCACGCACGGTGCAGGCGGCCGTCGCGCCCAACGCAGTCGCTGCCGACCTGGTTCAGCCGGGCCACATCTTCCCGCTGCAGGCCGTGGACGGCGGCGTGCTGATGCGCGCCGGCCATACTGAAGCCGGCTGCGACCTCGCCGCCATGGCAGGCTGCTCGCCGGCCTCCGTGATCTGCGAGGTGATGAATGACGACGGCACCATGGCGCGCCTGCCCGACCTGCAGCTCTTCGCAGCGGAGCACGGGCTCAAGATCGGCACCATCGCCGCGCTCATCGAGCATCGCAGCCGCACCGAATCGCTGGTCGAGAAGATCGGCTGCCGCGAGATCCACACCACCTGGGGCTGGTTCACCGCCCACGCCTTCCGCGACAAGCCCAGCAAGGGCGTGCACCTGGCGCTGGTGCGCGGCAAGTGGAATTCGGCCGACACGGTGGACGTGCGCGTGCACGAGCCGCTGTCGGTGCTGGATGCGCTGGAAGTCAACCGCTCGCTGCACTCCTGGAGCCTCGATGCCAGCCTGGCCCACATCGCGTCCGAAGGCAAGGGCGTGGCCGTGCTGCTCAACTGCGGCGAGACCGGTGCCGAGCTGCTGTCGCAGTTCGACGGCACGGCGCGTCCCGCCCAGGCGCCGGAACGCGGCCGCATGGACCTGCGCAGCTACGGCATCGGCGCGCAGATCCTGCGCGAGTGCGGCGTGCACCGGATGAACCTGCTGGGCACGCCGCGCCGCATGCCCAGCATGGCGGCGGGCTACGGCCTGGAAATCGCCGGCTACCTCAGCAAGGACGAACAATGA
- the ribH gene encoding 6,7-dimethyl-8-ribityllumazine synthase encodes MQDANKGSAAALDGRGLRIGIVQARFNEDITDALAKACLGELEQLGVAAEDIDRLSVPGALEVPLALQALAERNRYHALVALGCIIRGETYHFELVANESGAGVSRIALDYRIPVANAILTTENLEQALARQNDKGRDAARVAVEMARLIGSANRP; translated from the coding sequence ATGCAGGACGCAAACAAGGGCAGCGCCGCCGCGCTCGACGGCAGGGGCCTGCGCATCGGCATCGTGCAGGCGCGCTTCAACGAGGACATCACCGACGCGCTGGCGAAGGCCTGCCTCGGCGAACTCGAGCAACTGGGCGTTGCAGCCGAGGACATCGATCGGCTGAGCGTGCCGGGCGCGCTCGAAGTGCCTCTCGCGCTGCAGGCCCTGGCCGAACGCAATCGCTACCACGCGCTGGTCGCGCTGGGCTGCATCATCCGCGGCGAGACGTACCACTTCGAGCTGGTTGCCAACGAATCCGGCGCCGGCGTGAGCCGCATCGCACTCGACTATCGCATTCCGGTCGCCAACGCCATCCTCACCACCGAGAACCTCGAACAGGCACTCGCCCGCCAGAACGACAAAGGCCGCGACGCGGCGCGCGTGGCGGTCGAGATGGCGCGGCTGATCGGGTCAGCCAACAGGCCTTGA
- the nusB gene encoding transcription antitermination factor NusB produces the protein MTDDTKTSGQRPRQSRPGLTSTGARKASAKSTRSRAREFALQALYQHLVGRNDAASIDQFTRDLAGFHKADAAHYDALLHGAIASAQELDALIVPLLDRKLEEISPIEHAVMWIGVYEFQNCLDVPWRVVLNECIELAKEFGGTDGHKYVNAVLNGLAPQLRPAEVEADRASGKVRP, from the coding sequence ATGACCGACGACACCAAGACCAGCGGCCAGCGCCCGCGCCAGTCGCGCCCGGGGCTCACCAGCACCGGCGCCCGGAAGGCCTCCGCCAAATCCACCCGCAGCCGCGCGCGCGAGTTCGCGCTGCAGGCGCTCTACCAGCACCTCGTGGGGCGCAACGACGCGGCTTCGATCGACCAGTTCACGCGCGACCTGGCCGGCTTCCACAAGGCGGATGCGGCGCACTACGATGCCCTGCTGCACGGCGCCATCGCCTCCGCGCAGGAACTCGATGCGCTGATCGTGCCCCTGCTCGACCGCAAGCTGGAAGAGATCTCCCCGATCGAGCATGCCGTGATGTGGATCGGCGTCTACGAATTCCAGAACTGCCTCGACGTGCCCTGGCGCGTGGTGCTCAACGAGTGCATCGAGCTCGCCAAGGAATTCGGCGGCACCGACGGCCACAAGTACGTGAACGCGGTGCTCAACGGCCTCGCACCCCAACTGCGCCCCGCCGAGGTGGAGGCAGATCGCGCCAGCGGCAAGGTAAGGCCATGA
- a CDS encoding pyridoxal phosphate-dependent aminotransferase, whose protein sequence is MKISKRAERIEPFYVMEVAKAASALAREVAHTDRPMIFLNIGEPDFTAPLPVQEAALRAVRAGATQYTHATGLEVLRERISSWYRERFNVDVPARRIVITAGASAALQLACLALIEAGDEILLPDPSYPCNRQFVSAAEGRAVLIPTTAEERFQLSAAKVEAAWTERTRGVLLASPSNPTGTSIEPGELRRIHEVVTRRGGITLVDEIYLGLSYEDEFGQSALGIDDQIISINSFSKYFSMTGWRLGWLVVPEALVPAIERLAQNLFICASTVSQHAALACFEPASIAEYERRRAEFKARRDWFIPQLESLGFKVPVVPDGAFYAWADCAAFGARLGIANSWDFSFEAMKKAHLAITPGRDFGSDQTARFVRFSTASSMAHLQESVERLRAWAGTAVPA, encoded by the coding sequence ATGAAGATTTCGAAGCGCGCCGAGCGCATCGAGCCCTTCTACGTGATGGAAGTCGCCAAGGCCGCTTCCGCACTGGCACGCGAGGTTGCGCACACCGACCGGCCGATGATCTTCCTCAACATCGGCGAGCCCGACTTCACCGCGCCGCTGCCGGTGCAGGAGGCCGCCCTGCGCGCCGTGCGCGCCGGCGCCACCCAGTACACCCACGCGACCGGCCTCGAGGTGCTGCGCGAACGCATCAGCAGCTGGTACCGCGAGCGCTTCAACGTCGACGTGCCGGCGCGGCGCATCGTGATCACCGCCGGTGCCTCCGCTGCGCTGCAGCTGGCCTGCCTGGCGCTGATCGAGGCCGGCGACGAGATCCTGCTGCCCGACCCCAGCTACCCCTGCAACCGCCAGTTCGTGAGCGCCGCCGAGGGCCGCGCGGTGCTGATCCCGACCACCGCCGAAGAGCGCTTCCAGCTCAGCGCCGCCAAGGTCGAGGCCGCGTGGACCGAGCGCACGCGCGGCGTGCTGCTGGCCTCGCCTTCGAACCCCACCGGCACCTCCATCGAGCCCGGCGAGCTGCGCCGCATCCACGAGGTGGTGACGCGGCGCGGCGGCATCACGTTGGTCGACGAGATCTACCTTGGCTTGTCGTATGAAGACGAGTTCGGGCAGAGCGCGCTCGGCATCGACGACCAGATCATCAGCATCAACAGCTTCAGCAAGTACTTCAGCATGACCGGCTGGCGCCTGGGCTGGCTCGTGGTGCCCGAGGCGCTGGTGCCCGCGATCGAGCGGTTGGCGCAGAACCTCTTCATCTGCGCGAGCACGGTCTCGCAGCATGCGGCGCTGGCTTGCTTCGAACCTGCGAGCATCGCCGAGTACGAGCGCCGCCGCGCCGAGTTCAAGGCGCGGCGCGACTGGTTCATCCCGCAACTCGAATCGCTGGGCTTCAAGGTGCCCGTCGTTCCCGACGGTGCCTTCTACGCCTGGGCCGACTGCGCCGCCTTCGGCGCGCGGCTGGGCATCGCCAACAGCTGGGACTTCTCCTTCGAGGCGATGAAGAAAGCCCATCTCGCCATCACGCCCGGCCGCGACTTCGGCTCGGACCAGACCGCGCGCTTCGTCCGCTTCTCGACCGCCAGTTCGATGGCGCACCTGCAAGAGTCGGTGGAGCGCCTGCGGGCCTGGGCGGGCACCGCCGTTCCCGCATGA
- the ybgC gene encoding tol-pal system-associated acyl-CoA thioesterase, with amino-acid sequence MSFSFPVRVYWEDTDAGGIVFYANYLKYMERARTEWLRSLGIAQRALREQTGGIFVVSETQLKYHQPARLDDELLVTAELRQIGSASLIIGQRVLARPAHAPAADPTSDAPVLCEGTIRIGWVHADTLRPARIPAQVSGTLARYAGSMSQPQKP; translated from the coding sequence ATGAGCTTTTCGTTTCCCGTCCGCGTCTACTGGGAGGACACCGATGCCGGCGGGATCGTGTTCTACGCCAACTACCTCAAGTACATGGAGCGCGCCCGCACCGAGTGGCTGCGCTCGCTGGGCATCGCGCAGCGCGCCCTGCGCGAGCAGACCGGCGGCATCTTCGTGGTCAGCGAGACCCAGCTCAAGTACCACCAGCCGGCCCGGCTCGACGATGAGTTGCTGGTGACCGCCGAGCTGCGCCAGATCGGCTCGGCGTCCCTGATAATCGGCCAGCGCGTGCTGGCCCGGCCGGCACATGCCCCTGCCGCCGATCCGACGTCCGATGCACCGGTGCTCTGCGAAGGCACGATCCGCATCGGTTGGGTTCACGCCGACACGCTGCGGCCCGCGCGCATCCCGGCGCAGGTTTCGGGAACCCTTGCGCGCTATGCGGGCTCCATGTCTCAACCTCAGAAGCCATGA
- the tolQ gene encoding protein TolQ: protein MNQELSILSLLLHASLPVQLVVLLLIVVSIASWAAIFRKYFSLKRTRSLNDDFEREFWSGTSLNELFSSAAQHAKFAGPMERIFASGMREYQKLRERHVSDAGTLLDGARRAMRASFQRELDAVEQNLSFLATVGSVSPYVGLFGTVWGIMHAFTGLAALAQVTLSTVAPGIAEALVATAIGLFAAIPAVVAYNRFAREIDKIAIGLETFIEEFSNILQRNLTAHVVNPSQMGPATVR from the coding sequence ATGAATCAAGAACTCTCGATCCTTTCCCTCCTGCTGCATGCCAGCCTTCCGGTGCAGCTCGTCGTGCTCCTCCTGATCGTGGTGTCGATCGCCAGCTGGGCGGCCATCTTCCGCAAGTACTTCTCGCTCAAGCGCACGCGCTCGCTCAATGACGACTTCGAACGCGAGTTCTGGTCCGGCACCAGCCTGAACGAACTGTTCTCCTCGGCCGCCCAGCACGCCAAGTTCGCGGGCCCGATGGAGCGGATCTTCGCCTCCGGCATGCGCGAGTACCAGAAGCTCCGCGAGCGCCATGTGTCCGACGCCGGCACGCTGCTCGATGGCGCGCGCCGCGCGATGCGCGCGAGCTTCCAGCGCGAGCTCGATGCGGTGGAGCAGAACCTCTCCTTCCTCGCGACCGTCGGCTCGGTCTCGCCCTACGTGGGCCTGTTCGGCACGGTGTGGGGGATCATGCATGCCTTCACTGGCCTGGCGGCGCTGGCGCAAGTTACGCTCTCTACCGTGGCCCCGGGCATCGCCGAGGCGCTGGTCGCCACCGCGATCGGCCTGTTCGCCGCCATCCCGGCCGTGGTCGCCTACAACCGCTTCGCCCGCGAAATCGACAAGATCGCGATCGGCCTGGAGACCTTCATCGAGGAGTTCTCGAACATCCTGCAGCGCAACCTCACCGCCCACGTCGTCAACCCGTCCCAGATGGGCCCGGCCACGGTTCGCTGA
- a CDS encoding biopolymer transporter ExbD codes for MPAMSSRGRGRRTINEINMVPFIDVMLVLLIIFMVTAPLITPSVINLPTVDRANKQPDRPVEIVIKSDDEIQIKKDPSTGTGALSIPMTQIGSAARTAQSGDAQRPVVISADKSVKYETVVKAMNQLKASGIERVGLSVQTTGSR; via the coding sequence ATGCCAGCCATGTCCTCACGCGGCCGCGGCCGCCGCACGATCAACGAGATCAACATGGTCCCGTTCATCGACGTCATGCTGGTGCTGCTGATCATCTTCATGGTCACGGCACCGCTGATCACGCCGAGCGTGATCAACCTGCCCACGGTGGACCGGGCCAACAAGCAGCCCGACCGGCCGGTCGAGATCGTGATCAAGAGCGATGACGAAATCCAGATCAAGAAAGACCCCTCCACCGGCACCGGCGCACTCTCGATCCCGATGACGCAGATCGGCAGCGCCGCGCGCACTGCGCAAAGCGGCGATGCGCAGCGCCCGGTGGTCATCAGCGCCGACAAATCGGTCAAGTACGAGACAGTGGTCAAGGCCATGAACCAGCTCAAGGCCAGCGGCATCGAGCGCGTCGGCCTCTCGGTGCAGACCACGGGCTCCCGCTAA
- the tolA gene encoding cell envelope integrity protein TolA yields the protein MSLAADRPEFAPPPQRGTFRAVLLALIAHALLIIALTWGVSWRREAENDAVEAELWSSTIQQAAPRAVAPTPPAPAPAPTPAPPPPPPPPPPPQAARPPEPAPPPPKQPDIALEREKKLKEQKEQKEREREEELARQQQQKKVEAARKAAQEKKEQEAKERERERAEQEAERKKEQQQKLAEAKKKQEAEAKKEAAEAAKKKEAEAKASAQAAADRAATLKRMQAMAGTGGEGNAARSSGPSGSYGGKVAAAVRPNVVFPEADLVSGNPGAEFDVRLAPDGTIVGTPSLVKSSGLPNWDEAALRALQKTEKLPRDVDGTVPPRLSVTLRPKR from the coding sequence ATGTCGCTGGCCGCAGACCGCCCCGAATTCGCGCCGCCGCCGCAGCGCGGCACCTTCCGTGCAGTGCTGCTGGCGCTGATCGCGCATGCGCTGCTGATCATTGCGCTGACCTGGGGTGTGAGCTGGCGGCGTGAGGCCGAGAACGACGCCGTCGAGGCCGAGTTGTGGTCCTCGACCATCCAGCAGGCCGCACCGCGCGCGGTCGCCCCGACCCCGCCGGCACCTGCGCCGGCCCCCACCCCGGCACCGCCACCGCCCCCTCCTCCTCCCCCGCCGCCTCAGGCGGCGAGACCGCCGGAACCGGCGCCTCCGCCACCCAAGCAGCCCGACATCGCCCTTGAGCGTGAGAAGAAACTCAAGGAGCAGAAGGAACAGAAGGAGCGCGAGCGCGAAGAAGAACTGGCCCGGCAACAGCAACAGAAGAAGGTCGAAGCCGCTCGCAAGGCGGCGCAGGAAAAGAAGGAACAGGAAGCCAAGGAGCGCGAACGCGAACGCGCCGAGCAAGAGGCCGAGCGCAAGAAGGAACAGCAGCAGAAGCTGGCCGAGGCCAAGAAGAAGCAGGAGGCCGAGGCAAAGAAAGAGGCTGCCGAGGCCGCCAAGAAGAAGGAAGCCGAAGCCAAGGCTTCAGCGCAGGCTGCCGCCGACCGCGCCGCCACGCTCAAGCGCATGCAGGCCATGGCCGGCACCGGCGGCGAAGGCAATGCCGCGCGCTCATCGGGACCATCAGGCAGCTACGGCGGCAAGGTCGCAGCCGCGGTGCGCCCGAATGTGGTGTTTCCGGAAGCAGACCTGGTCAGCGGCAATCCGGGCGCCGAGTTCGACGTTCGCCTCGCGCCCGACGGCACCATCGTCGGCACACCGTCGCTGGTCAAGAGCAGCGGCCTGCCCAACTGGGACGAGGCCGCTTTGCGCGCTCTGCAAAAAACCGAGAAGCTGCCGCGCGACGTCGACGGTACCGTCCCGCCGCGCCTGAGCGTCACGCTGCGCCCGAAGCGCTGA